The Arachis duranensis cultivar V14167 chromosome 2, aradu.V14167.gnm2.J7QH, whole genome shotgun sequence genome has a window encoding:
- the LOC107472898 gene encoding helicase sen1 isoform X4, with amino-acid sequence MGSRGRPLFDLNEPPAEDNDESDDAVSKGAEEQDTNASSKSGKEDDLKVMDSRILSSTTAQSTEREEGEWSDDEVSADVNGSHNLLQQSQVSQEQTTSGMVDGGGVASESKSGNITSESKSGNTKGPDSTIDEKSSRASVGLESNSTEQKSNIVPNSDGSIKSEASNDAQEEPSLIPKQKEVKGIEASHALRCANNPGKRKIDQRKEEMLGKKRNRQTMFLNLEDVKQAGPMKSSTPRRQNFSSPIITRTVKEVRNVAAQVERVGAAKDQKQVETSFAEGGIHADLHEPKSDSNGDNSGPLGRSRRLNSETEPPAEVNLPPIPRQGSWKQPTDSRQQKNVLGSSRKLGQTGQSSNSNDVKVGNKKHAPMKKQTPVSIQPQDTSVERLIREVTSEKFWHHPEETELQCVPGRFESVEEYVRVFEPLLFEECRAQLYSTWEESMETVSRDTHIMVRVKANESRERGWYDVKLLPPLHDFKWPFKEGDVAVLSSPRPGSVRSKQSSASLAQDDGEAEITGRVVGTVRRHKPIDTRDPTGAILHYYVGDSYDPIRVDDDHIIRKLQIGSIWYLTILGSLATTQREYVALHAFRRLNSQMQTAILQPSPEHFPKYEQQTPAMPECFTPNFVDHLRRTFNEPQLAAIQWAATHTAAGTSSGTTKRQEPWPFTLVQGPPGTGKTHTVWGMLNVIHLVQYQHYYTSLLKHVAPESYKQANEISSDNAPMGSIDEVLQNMNQNLLRTLPKLVPKPRMLVCAPSNAATDELLARVLDRGFIDGEMKVYRPDVARVGVDSQTRAAQAVSVERRTEQLLGKSQEEVLGWMHQLKNREAQLTQQLHCLHRELNATAAAVRSQGSVGVDPDVLMARDQSRDALLQNLAAVVEGRDKVLVEMSRLALLESRFRPGSGFNWEEARASLEASFANEAEIVFTTVSSSGRKLFSRLSHGFDMVVIDEAAQASEVGVLPPLSLGAARCVLVGDPQQLPATVISKAAGTLMYSRSLFERFQQAGCPTMLLSVQYRMHPQIRDFPSRYFYQGRLTDSESVVKLPDEVYHKDPLLRPYIFYDIRHGRESHRGGSVSYQNIHEAQFCLRLYEHLQKTLKSLGMGKISVGIITPYKLQLKCLQREFEEVLNSEEGKDLYINTVDAFQGQERDVIIMSCVRASSHGVGFVADIRRMNVALTRARRALWVMGNANALVQSDDWAALIIDAKSRNCYMEMDSLPKDFMVSKGPTYTPLPGKASSNMRGMRSGGQRFRGMEAHGDPRMGAPCEDDEKMGAPASFRNGNHRSSRYPMENSLDDFDHMGDKSRDSWQYGAQKKQNSAGNGGKRDV; translated from the exons ATGGGTTCTCGAGGAAGGCCATTATTTGATCTCAATGAGCCACCTGCAGAAGATAATGATGAGAGCGATG ATGCTGTATCGAAGGGAGCAGAAGAACAAGATACAAATGCTAGTTCTAAGTCTGGCAAAGAGGACGATTTGAAAGTTATGGATTCACGGATACTAAGTTCAACAACTGCTCAATCCACAGAGAGGGAAGAAGGGGAATGGTCTGATGACGAGGTCTCTGCCGATGTAAATGGATCTCATAATTTGCTCCAACAAAGTCAAGTGTCGCAAGAGCAAACAACATCTGGGATGGTGGATGGGGGTGGAGTGGCTTCTGAAAGTAAGTCTGGCAATATTACTTCTGAAAGCAAGTCTGGTAATACTAAAGGTCCTGATAGTACAATTGATGAAAAGAGTAGCCGTGCCTCTGTAGGTCTAGAGTCAAATTCTACTGAACAGAAGAGCAACATTGTCCCAAATTCAGATGGCAGTATAAAAAGTGAAGCTTCTAATGATGCTCAAGAGGAGCCAAGTTTAATTCCTAAGCAAAAAGAAGTGAAAGGTATTGAAGCTAGTCATGCTCTTAGGTGTGCAAATAATCCTGGGAAAAGAAAGATTGACCAGCGCAAAGAGGAAATGTTGGGAAAGAAACGAAATAGACAGACTATGTTTCTTAACTTGGAAGATGTCAAGCAGGCAGGTCCTATGAAATCTTCAACACCAAGAAGGCAGAATTTTTCATCCCCTATTATAACTCGTACCGTAAAGGAGGTCCGTAATGTTGCTGCACAAGTTGAGCGTGTTGGAGCAGCTAAGGATCAGAAACAGGTTGAGACATCTTTTGCTGAAGGTGGCATCCATGCTGACTTACATGAACCTAAATCTGATTCTAATGGTGATAATTCTGGACCACTTGGTAGGTCTAGGAGGCTAAACAGTGAGACGGAACCTCCGGCAGAGGTTAATTTACCACCCATTCCAAGACAGGGTTCATGGAAACAACCAACAGATTCAAGACAGCAGAAGAATGTACTTGGTTCAAGTAGGAAGTTGGGGCAGACTGGTCAAAGCTCCAACTCCAATGATGTCAAGGTGGGAAACAAAAAACATGCTCCTATGAAGAAGCAGACTCCTGTCAGCATCCAGCCCCAAGACACATCTGTTGAACGCCTTATACGGGAGGTTACCAGTGAAAAATTTTGGCACCACCCAG AGGAAACTGAGCTACAATGTGTCCCTGGACGGTTTGAGTCGGTCGAAGAGTATGTCAGAGTATTTGAACCTTTACTCTTTGAGGAATGTCGGGCTCAATTATACAGTACATGGGAAGAATCAATGGAGACAGTATCAAGGGATACTCATATTATGGTGAGAGTAAAAGCAAATGAATCAAGAGAAAGAG GATGGTATGATGTGAAACTACTTCCTCCATTACATGACTTCAAATGGCCATTTAAGGAGGGAGATGTTGCAGTCCTATCATCTCCTAGGCCTGGATCAG TCAGGTCCAAGCAGAGCAGTGCATCTTTAGCTCAGGATGATGGGGAAGCGGAAATCACTGGACGAGTGGTTGGAACAGTTAGGCGACACAAACCTATTGATACCCGTGATCCAACTGGTGCaattctccattattatgtTGGGGACTCTTATGATCCTATCAG GGTTGATGATGATCATATCATAAGAAAACTTCAAATTGGAAGCATTTGGTACCTCACAATACTTGGATCTCTTGCTACCACACAGAGGGAGTATGTTGCTCTACATGCATTTCGTCGCTTAAATTCACAG ATGCAAACTGCTATCCTTCAGCCTAGTCCTGAACACTTCCCTAAATATGAGCAGCAGACCCCTGCCATGCCTGAATGCTTTACACCAAACTTTGTTGATCATCTTCGTAGGACCTTTAATGAACCCCAGTTGGCAGCAATCCAATGGGCTGCCACGCATACAGCTGCTGGTACAAGTAGTGGAACAACAAAAAGGCAAGAACCGTGGCCCTTTACCCTTGTTCAGGGACCTCCAGGAACAGGAAAGACGCATACTGTATGGGGAATGTTGAATGTCATTCACCTTGTGCAGTATCAGCATTACTACACCTCCTTGCTTAAGCATGTAGCCCCGGAAAGCTACAAGCAAGCTAATGAGATCAGTTCAGATAATGCACCCATGGGATCTATTGATGAAGTTCTTCAAAACATGAACCAGAATCTCTTGCGTACTTTGCCTAAGTTGGTCCCCAAACCTAGAATGTTGGTTTGTGCTCCATCTAATGCTGCCACTGATGAGCTTCTTGCTCGTGTCCTTGATCGTGGATTTATTGATGGTGAGATGAAAGTATATCGACCCGATGTGGCTCGAGTTGGGGTTGATTCTCAGACACGTGCTGCCCAAGCAGTTTCTGTTGAGCGTAGAACTGAACAGCTTTTGGGCAAGAGTCAGGAGGAAGTTCTTGGATGGATGCATCAGTTAAAGAATCGCGAGGCTCAGTTGACTCAGCAGTTACATTGTCTTCATAGAGAACTTAATGCTACTGCCGCTGCAGTTCGTTCCCAAGGATCTGTTGGTGTTGACCCTGATGTTCTCATGGCCAGGGATCAGAGTCGGGATGCTCTACTGCAAAATCTTGCTGCTGTAGTTGAAGGAAGGGACAAGGTTTTGGTTGAGATGTCTCGCCTTGCGCTTTTGGAAAGTAGGTTCCGACCTGGTAGTGGTTTCAATTGGGAAGAGGCCCGTGCCAGTTTGGAGGCCAGTTTTGCCAATGAAGCAGAGATAGTTTTCACTACAGTTTCCAGCAGTGGTCGCAAGTTGTTCTCTCGTCTTTCCCATGGCTTTGATATGGTGGTCATTGACGAGGCAGCTCAAGCCAGTGAGGTGGGAGTTCTGCCTCCCCTCTCTCTTGGTGCAGCTCGATGTGTTCTGGTCGGAGATCCTCAGCAGCTTCCTGCTACAGTTATTAGCAAGGCTGCTGGAACATTGATGTACAGTAGGAGTCTTTTTGAGAGATTCCAACAAGCAGGTTGCCCGACAATGTTGTTGTCTGTGCAGTATAGAATGCATCCCCAAATTCGAGATTTCCCTTCTAGGTACTTCTATCAGGGGCGACTTACTGACAGTGAAAGCGTGGTTAAATTGCCTGATGAGGTATACCACAAGGACCCTTTACTTAGACCTTATATATTCTATGATATCAGACATGGACGGGAGTCTCACAGGGGTGGATCAGTCTCTTATCAAAACATACATGAAGCACAATTTTGTCTCCGATTGTATGAGCATCTTCAGAAAACTTTGAAATCTTTGGGTATGGGAAAGATTAGTGTTGGCATAATTACTCCTTACAAGCTGCAGCTGAAATGCCTCCAGCGTGAATTTGAGGAAGTCTTAAATTCGGAAGAAGGGAAGGACCTATATATTAATACTGTAGATGCTTTCCAAGGTCAAGAACGAGATGTCATTATAATGTCGTGTGTGCGTGCTTCTAGTCATGGTGTTGGCTTTGTTGCAGATATTAGACGGATGAATGTTGCACTTACACGTGCAAGGAGGGCCCTTTGG GTCATGGGAAATGCAAATGCTCTGGTACAATCTGATGATTGGGCTGCGTTGATTATTGATGCAAAATCCCGAAATTGCTATATGGAGATGGACTCCCTTCCGAAGGACTTTATGGTATCGAAGGGACCTACTTACACGCCACTGCCTGGTAAGGCTTCCTCAAATATGAGGGGCATGAGATCAGGTGGACAAAGGTTTAGAGGAATGGAGGCGCATGGGGATCCCAGGATGGGCGCACCATGTGAAGATGATGAAAAGATGGGTGCACCAGCAAGCTTCAGAAATGGGAATCATCGATCTTCAAGATATCCAATGGAGAATTCTTTAGACGATTTTGACCATATGGGCGATAAATCCAGAGATTCCTGGCAGTATGGTGCACAGAAGAAGCAGAACTCTGCTGGAAATGGGGGAAAGAGAGATGTGTAA
- the LOC107472898 gene encoding uncharacterized protein LOC107472898 isoform X2, with protein sequence MGSRGRPLFDLNEPPAEDNDESDASSAAQGIINNHAFSHASSVSGFQPFVRPKSSSCIPDVDAVSKGAEEQDTNASSKSGKEDDLKVMDSRILSSTTAQSTEREEGEWSDDEVSADVNGSHNLLQQSQVSQEQTTSGMVDGGGVASESKSGNITSESKSGNTKGPDSTIDEKSSRASVGLESNSTEQKSNIVPNSDGSIKSEASNDAQEEPSLIPKQKEVKGIEASHALRCANNPGKRKIDQRKEEMLGKKRNRQTMFLNLEDVKQAGPMKSSTPRRQNFSSPIITRTVKEVRNVAAQVERVGAAKDQKQVETSFAEGGIHADLHEPKSDSNGDNSGPLGRSRRLNSETEPPAEVNLPPIPRQGSWKQPTDSRQQKNVLGSSRKLGQTGQSSNSNDVKVGNKKHAPMKKQTPVSIQPQDTSVERLIREVTSEKFWHHPEETELQCVPGRFESVEEYVRVFEPLLFEECRAQLYSTWEESMETVSRDTHIMVRVKANESRERGWYDVKLLPPLHDFKWPFKEGDVAVLSSPRPGSVRSKQSSASLAQDDGEAEITGRVVGTVRRHKPIDTRDPTGAILHYYVGDSYDPIRVDDDHIIRKLQIGSIWYLTILGSLATTQREYVALHAFRRLNSQMQTAILQPSPEHFPKYEQQTPAMPECFTPNFVDHLRRTFNEPQLAAIQWAATHTAAGTSSGTTKRQEPWPFTLVQGPPGTGKTHTVWGMLNVIHLVQYQHYYTSLLKHVAPESYKQANEISSDNAPMGSIDEVLQNMNQNLLRTLPKLVPKPRMLVCAPSNAATDELLARVLDRGFIDGEMKVYRPDVARVGVDSQTRAAQAVSVERRTEQLLGKSQEEVLGWMHQLKNREAQLTQQLHCLHRELNATAAAVRSQGSVGVDPDVLMARDQSRDALLQNLAAVVEGRDKVLVEMSRLALLESRFRPGSGFNWEEARASLEASFANEAEIVFTTVSSSGRKLFSRLSHGFDMVVIDEAAQASEVGVLPPLSLGAARCVLVGDPQQLPATVISKAAGTLMYSRSLFERFQQAGCPTMLLSVQYRMHPQIRDFPSRYFYQGRLTDSESVVKLPDEVYHKDPLLRPYIFYDIRHGRESHRGGSVSYQNIHEAQFCLRLYEHLQKTLKSLGMGKISVGIITPYKLQLKCLQREFEEVLNSEEGKDLYINTVDAFQGQERDVIIMSCVRASSHGVGFVADIRRMNVALTRARRALWVMGNANALVQSDDWAALIIDAKSRNCYMEMDSLPKDFMVSKGPTYTPLPGKASSNMRGMRSGGQRFRGMEAHGDPRMGAPCEDDEKMGAPASFRNGNHRSSRYPMENSLDDFDHMGDKSRDSWQYGAQKKQNSAGNGGKRDV encoded by the exons ATGGGTTCTCGAGGAAGGCCATTATTTGATCTCAATGAGCCACCTGCAGAAGATAATGATGAGAGCGATG CATCATCTGCTGCCCAAggaataataaataatcatGCTTTTTCACACGCGTCATCTGTCTCTGGATTTCAACCTTTTGTTCGGCCTAAATCCTCCTCTTGTATCCCTGATGTAGATGCTGTATCGAAGGGAGCAGAAGAACAAGATACAAATGCTAGTTCTAAGTCTGGCAAAGAGGACGATTTGAAAGTTATGGATTCACGGATACTAAGTTCAACAACTGCTCAATCCACAGAGAGGGAAGAAGGGGAATGGTCTGATGACGAGGTCTCTGCCGATGTAAATGGATCTCATAATTTGCTCCAACAAAGTCAAGTGTCGCAAGAGCAAACAACATCTGGGATGGTGGATGGGGGTGGAGTGGCTTCTGAAAGTAAGTCTGGCAATATTACTTCTGAAAGCAAGTCTGGTAATACTAAAGGTCCTGATAGTACAATTGATGAAAAGAGTAGCCGTGCCTCTGTAGGTCTAGAGTCAAATTCTACTGAACAGAAGAGCAACATTGTCCCAAATTCAGATGGCAGTATAAAAAGTGAAGCTTCTAATGATGCTCAAGAGGAGCCAAGTTTAATTCCTAAGCAAAAAGAAGTGAAAGGTATTGAAGCTAGTCATGCTCTTAGGTGTGCAAATAATCCTGGGAAAAGAAAGATTGACCAGCGCAAAGAGGAAATGTTGGGAAAGAAACGAAATAGACAGACTATGTTTCTTAACTTGGAAGATGTCAAGCAGGCAGGTCCTATGAAATCTTCAACACCAAGAAGGCAGAATTTTTCATCCCCTATTATAACTCGTACCGTAAAGGAGGTCCGTAATGTTGCTGCACAAGTTGAGCGTGTTGGAGCAGCTAAGGATCAGAAACAGGTTGAGACATCTTTTGCTGAAGGTGGCATCCATGCTGACTTACATGAACCTAAATCTGATTCTAATGGTGATAATTCTGGACCACTTGGTAGGTCTAGGAGGCTAAACAGTGAGACGGAACCTCCGGCAGAGGTTAATTTACCACCCATTCCAAGACAGGGTTCATGGAAACAACCAACAGATTCAAGACAGCAGAAGAATGTACTTGGTTCAAGTAGGAAGTTGGGGCAGACTGGTCAAAGCTCCAACTCCAATGATGTCAAGGTGGGAAACAAAAAACATGCTCCTATGAAGAAGCAGACTCCTGTCAGCATCCAGCCCCAAGACACATCTGTTGAACGCCTTATACGGGAGGTTACCAGTGAAAAATTTTGGCACCACCCAG AGGAAACTGAGCTACAATGTGTCCCTGGACGGTTTGAGTCGGTCGAAGAGTATGTCAGAGTATTTGAACCTTTACTCTTTGAGGAATGTCGGGCTCAATTATACAGTACATGGGAAGAATCAATGGAGACAGTATCAAGGGATACTCATATTATGGTGAGAGTAAAAGCAAATGAATCAAGAGAAAGAG GATGGTATGATGTGAAACTACTTCCTCCATTACATGACTTCAAATGGCCATTTAAGGAGGGAGATGTTGCAGTCCTATCATCTCCTAGGCCTGGATCAG TCAGGTCCAAGCAGAGCAGTGCATCTTTAGCTCAGGATGATGGGGAAGCGGAAATCACTGGACGAGTGGTTGGAACAGTTAGGCGACACAAACCTATTGATACCCGTGATCCAACTGGTGCaattctccattattatgtTGGGGACTCTTATGATCCTATCAG GGTTGATGATGATCATATCATAAGAAAACTTCAAATTGGAAGCATTTGGTACCTCACAATACTTGGATCTCTTGCTACCACACAGAGGGAGTATGTTGCTCTACATGCATTTCGTCGCTTAAATTCACAG ATGCAAACTGCTATCCTTCAGCCTAGTCCTGAACACTTCCCTAAATATGAGCAGCAGACCCCTGCCATGCCTGAATGCTTTACACCAAACTTTGTTGATCATCTTCGTAGGACCTTTAATGAACCCCAGTTGGCAGCAATCCAATGGGCTGCCACGCATACAGCTGCTGGTACAAGTAGTGGAACAACAAAAAGGCAAGAACCGTGGCCCTTTACCCTTGTTCAGGGACCTCCAGGAACAGGAAAGACGCATACTGTATGGGGAATGTTGAATGTCATTCACCTTGTGCAGTATCAGCATTACTACACCTCCTTGCTTAAGCATGTAGCCCCGGAAAGCTACAAGCAAGCTAATGAGATCAGTTCAGATAATGCACCCATGGGATCTATTGATGAAGTTCTTCAAAACATGAACCAGAATCTCTTGCGTACTTTGCCTAAGTTGGTCCCCAAACCTAGAATGTTGGTTTGTGCTCCATCTAATGCTGCCACTGATGAGCTTCTTGCTCGTGTCCTTGATCGTGGATTTATTGATGGTGAGATGAAAGTATATCGACCCGATGTGGCTCGAGTTGGGGTTGATTCTCAGACACGTGCTGCCCAAGCAGTTTCTGTTGAGCGTAGAACTGAACAGCTTTTGGGCAAGAGTCAGGAGGAAGTTCTTGGATGGATGCATCAGTTAAAGAATCGCGAGGCTCAGTTGACTCAGCAGTTACATTGTCTTCATAGAGAACTTAATGCTACTGCCGCTGCAGTTCGTTCCCAAGGATCTGTTGGTGTTGACCCTGATGTTCTCATGGCCAGGGATCAGAGTCGGGATGCTCTACTGCAAAATCTTGCTGCTGTAGTTGAAGGAAGGGACAAGGTTTTGGTTGAGATGTCTCGCCTTGCGCTTTTGGAAAGTAGGTTCCGACCTGGTAGTGGTTTCAATTGGGAAGAGGCCCGTGCCAGTTTGGAGGCCAGTTTTGCCAATGAAGCAGAGATAGTTTTCACTACAGTTTCCAGCAGTGGTCGCAAGTTGTTCTCTCGTCTTTCCCATGGCTTTGATATGGTGGTCATTGACGAGGCAGCTCAAGCCAGTGAGGTGGGAGTTCTGCCTCCCCTCTCTCTTGGTGCAGCTCGATGTGTTCTGGTCGGAGATCCTCAGCAGCTTCCTGCTACAGTTATTAGCAAGGCTGCTGGAACATTGATGTACAGTAGGAGTCTTTTTGAGAGATTCCAACAAGCAGGTTGCCCGACAATGTTGTTGTCTGTGCAGTATAGAATGCATCCCCAAATTCGAGATTTCCCTTCTAGGTACTTCTATCAGGGGCGACTTACTGACAGTGAAAGCGTGGTTAAATTGCCTGATGAGGTATACCACAAGGACCCTTTACTTAGACCTTATATATTCTATGATATCAGACATGGACGGGAGTCTCACAGGGGTGGATCAGTCTCTTATCAAAACATACATGAAGCACAATTTTGTCTCCGATTGTATGAGCATCTTCAGAAAACTTTGAAATCTTTGGGTATGGGAAAGATTAGTGTTGGCATAATTACTCCTTACAAGCTGCAGCTGAAATGCCTCCAGCGTGAATTTGAGGAAGTCTTAAATTCGGAAGAAGGGAAGGACCTATATATTAATACTGTAGATGCTTTCCAAGGTCAAGAACGAGATGTCATTATAATGTCGTGTGTGCGTGCTTCTAGTCATGGTGTTGGCTTTGTTGCAGATATTAGACGGATGAATGTTGCACTTACACGTGCAAGGAGGGCCCTTTGG GTCATGGGAAATGCAAATGCTCTGGTACAATCTGATGATTGGGCTGCGTTGATTATTGATGCAAAATCCCGAAATTGCTATATGGAGATGGACTCCCTTCCGAAGGACTTTATGGTATCGAAGGGACCTACTTACACGCCACTGCCTGGTAAGGCTTCCTCAAATATGAGGGGCATGAGATCAGGTGGACAAAGGTTTAGAGGAATGGAGGCGCATGGGGATCCCAGGATGGGCGCACCATGTGAAGATGATGAAAAGATGGGTGCACCAGCAAGCTTCAGAAATGGGAATCATCGATCTTCAAGATATCCAATGGAGAATTCTTTAGACGATTTTGACCATATGGGCGATAAATCCAGAGATTCCTGGCAGTATGGTGCACAGAAGAAGCAGAACTCTGCTGGAAATGGGGGAAAGAGAGATGTGTAA